The DNA region GCACCGTGTCATGGTAATTTTTTGTCTAAATATTGAGTTGTTTAGCTGGTGATTGTTATGGACATAAAAAGATGATTATGCGTTTGTCATGAAGAAGGTGAATAATTGCTTGTGGGATAGGTTTGTTTTTCCTTCTTTTTTGTTCATGGCTGATTTCTTGTTGCATTACATAGGAGAAGTACAAGAACAGGCCATGGCACTTGGAGGACGAAACAGGTCAGTCCCAGTTTCAGGGTCATCTTGAAGGTTCACAATCAGCTACATATTACCTGCTAATGAAGGAAAAGAAGGAGTTTGTGGCCATTCCTGCTGGATCCTGGTATGCTTGTTAAGGATTGTGTTTGTAGAAAGAATTTTGCTTTTATCTTCTTCTTTTCTGTGTTTATTACTGGTCAAAGACAGTTGAAGATGTGTAGTTTGGCATGCTTTTTTTAGGTACAACTTTAACAAGGTTGCGCAATATAAGCAATTGACTTTGGAGGAAGCGGAAGAGAAGATGAAAAATAGGAAAAAAACGGCTGATGGATATCAAAGATGGATGATGAAAGCACCTACTGCATTCGGTGAACATGCAAAATTAGATGAAAAGGAAAGCAATGCAGGTGGTGGGAGAGGCCGAAAAAAAgctggtgatgatgatgatgaaggtCCTTCCTCTGATAAAGGAGAGGAAGATGAAGATGAGGAGGTAGATAGGAAGAATAGACTTGGGCTGAATAAAAAACCTGGCtatgatgaagatgaagatgaaggtcCAAGGGGAGGGGACCATGATGAGGATGATTATGATGTTGAAAAGGGTGAGTATCTTGCcttttttgttttatatttttattttttatgaatcCACGTTGAAAGTTATGATTTACTTTTGGTTAGCTTTATGTAGTGATGACCTATCATAAAATGTTGGAGAAGAGAGGAAACAATTATTTTACGGCATACATTATGTCATAAATTGCAATGTCCGTCATTACTGGTATCTTGATTGCTTCACTACTGTGGATCTATAGTCTATTCGCCTAAAGGAGGAGAGCTTAGAGAGCAGTGTTATCAAATTGCCCCGCCATGGTCGCTATGGCGGATTTACATGGCGGTTTTTGGGCTCGCCGCAATGGTAAATATCGGCTGCTATTGCGGGTTTTTCCGCCATAATTCGCAATAACGGCGCCGCAAAGCGTCTGGTATGGCGGTATTTTGCCTCTCCGCCATGGACCGCCATCCGCCATCAACAACACTGTTAGAGAGTACACAAAGAAGTCAAATTTACTGCTTCTTGAAAGTTGGAAGATATATATACATCATATAATCCAGGTTTAAAGTATTGATTTTAGCCATGGATAGAAGTCATATAGCTTGTCAATGCTGGAAAGAAAATTTTCCGTGCATGTGAGATTAGATGAAAGttttaaatttataaaaaaatatttatagTGCAGATCCATCATCAATATgtaaaatatttttttcttaatAGTATGACTTTTCTgtcaataataataataataatattaataataataataataataaataataataataataataataataataataataataataatataaaagCTAATGAAACacaaaaaattacaaaatttgtAAAGTTTTGAGAACAGCTTCTTTTAAAGTTTTCTGACATGACAATCTGCTAATCAGTAAATTATAGTCTTGCAAGACTTGGCTGTCTTGTGTCAAGAAAGCTTTAAATGGCATGTTATAGACTTATAGCAGCTGTGTATTTTTCTGTGTAACGTTTCCTTAGAGGCAAGCCCATCATGCAGTCTAACCATGAAACATGGGTTATGAAACATCGCCACATGAATTATTCCCAGATTTAAACTTCAGAGCCAATTCATAAATTAATGGACAAAAGTAGCAATAAGGATAACCTGTCAGTTATGGCATGTAAGTACAATGTGTAGATTTTATAGCACAACTAGTTAGCTTATAGAGAGAGACTTAGCTCGATATGGATTGAAAACTTTCAAATCACTTTGATGAGTTTGTAATTATTCTTTCTTTGAGTATATTTGTACTTGTACATCTGTTACAGGTGATGATTGGGAGCATGAAGAGATTTTCACAGACGATGATGAAGCTGTTGGTAATGATCCCGAGGAAAGGGAGGATTTGGCTCCTGAAGTTCCTGCTCCTCCTGAAATCAAGCAGGTTAGTTTCCATTCGCAAACTCTTATACTTGTGAGTTGTTGTGGCATGTCAGTCATATATAACCATTTTTGTGTCATAGCTAATTCTATAATTGGATATATATTAGGAATGGATTTATTTGTGGAAATATTTTTTTATGGACTTTTATCCTTCATAAAGGAGGGTTGACTAGATGAAAAATGATTTAATAGTTATGGGTAAAGAGAGACAAAGGAAACTATAGCCAAAACCATTGAGAGAGATTTGGAGGTAAATGGTCTCTCTTTGGACCTAGTACATGGCAATGACATGGCTTTGTTGTAGTCTTCTTAAAAATAGTGATTCAATGAAATAGGTAAAAGTAAAACATTTTATCCCCTTATTTTTGTCACCTAGATGGCTTTAATATATCTGGTTAATTATATCTATTACTTTTTGTATTTTCTCTTACTATTTATTGGTTCCATTGTTATTCCTTGATTTGTCTAGTTTCCTTAGAGGATATTCATAGCCATGATCTCGCTCAATCCTAACGTATTGTTTGCGAGTTTGGAGGAGAGGGGAGAGCTTTAGGTAAAAGGAAAGAGGAAAGGTAAATGGAAGAAAGGATAGTCCCCCAACTTGAATAAGAGGTTTGTTTTTCTTCACAATACAAAATCTTCCATATTGGAGGAACTTAAAAATCCTAGTTAACTTGGCTTCTCACTTAACCAATGAGTACTAAGATGCTTGGTTGCGCCATTTTCAAAAAAGAAATACAAGAAACCGTCCTTTGCCAATGTTCACCCTCTTTACAAATTCACCTGCAAGCTAccctttttaattttttttaaaaactttgTTGTCTTCTTTTTTTTACCCCCATTTTCTTCTTCCTTCTACTCAATCTTCATTTTTCATATTAGTTTTATACACCCCTACCACAATTTAGTTCTTCATTAATCGAATTTTGATTTCACTTTTTTCAATGCCCACAAGTAAATTGTGTTTAGATACAATCATAGATGTTTTTAACACTATTTTGTATTGAATAAACTTGTAAAGTTGTTTACATATATTGTGAGTTAATGTAGATTTTTGAGTTTAACAACCTTGTTTAAGGCTCCTTGTGACCACTACTGAGCAATTTGCGTAAGCTCGGGGATGGGACAAACTTTAATTGCACGGAAAATGCAATGGTTCGGTAATCACAGTGGACAATATTAAGTTGGAAGTAGATACTTCTTGTTTTTTTACATTTATCAATAGCTTGTAGATTTAATATGATTTAATATGTTTGTACTAAAATTAAGCAAATGTATTAAAAGTCCAAGTGTTGATCTTTTTCATTGCAAATATAGTTTTCAAATGGTGGGATAATCAACATGGGTCAGAGCAGATTGttgaaaatgatttttttaaaacaaatattGAAATAAAACTCAATTCTATTATTGGATTAAGCCATGTAATTGGCAAGAGCATGTCACATGCTTATTTAAGCAAAATAAAATCCAAGCCATTAATACCAAAAACAACCAAGCCTTATCCCATTAAGTGGGGTCGGCTACATGGTTCAACTTCCGCCATAATGTTCTATTCAGGGTCATGTTTTTATCTAAATTGTAAATTTCGATATTTTTCTTAATAACTTCTCTTATAATTTTCCTAGGTCTTCCTCTACCTCTAGTTATTTGACTCCTCTCTATCTGGATGTACTTTCCTTAGCATAGAATCTACATGTCTCCTCCTTACATGCCCAAACCACCGAAGTCTATTTTCCACCATCTTTTTTCCTATAGGTGTCTCTCTAATCTTGTCATTTCTAATCTTAGCATGTATAGTCTTACCACACATCCAATGCAACATCATCATCTTTGATACATCTGCTTTATTCTCGTGTTGATTCTTAAGCGTCCAACATTTTGCCCCATACAACATCGCATGTCTTGCCTCAATCTGATAAAATTTTTCCTTCAACTTGAGCGGTACCTTTCTGTCACATAAAATCCCTGAAGCCCTCCTTCATTTCAACCACCCAGCTTGAATTCAATGGTTTACATCCCCTTCTATTTCTCAATCGTTTTGTATTACGGACCCAAAATATTTAAATCACATGACTTGTGGGATGATATGGCCTCCAACTTTCATCTCTAGGTTAGAAACGCTTCTCCTTTCCTGAACTTACATTCCATATATTTTTTCTTACTGCTTAGGCCAAAAGCCATGCGTTTCTAAAGCTCGTCTCCAACCTTTCATTTAAATCCTCCTTCGATTCTCTAAGTAGGACTATATCATCTGCAAAAAGCATGCGACTCGGTGCTAGCTATTGGATGTCCTCCGTAAGTACATCCAAATTAAAAACTTCCAATACCTATTAGGATCTGGGCTATTCCTGGAATGCCTGAAGCAATCCATTCCAGGGCACTTGGAAGGGAAGTCTCCTGATTTCTACCTTGAGGATTAGGCATATGTTAAGGAGCCTATATTGATGGGTTACCAGAATACAAATACAAGCCTACAAGTCTGTTTTTGTTTGCTTAACTCAAAGCAGCAAATAGAGGGGAAAAGTTAACGAGAGAAAATGTATTCTGAGCGAGTACTTATCAGAGAAAGAATGATTTTATTCAACTGTTCTGAGCAAATAGAATGGTTTTATTCATCGGGGATACAGTCTAGGCATTGTGTAATTTTTGTATGTGGGTTATTATGCCTTGACCTAGGAAGTCTCCATTTCTCAAACTCTGCTCTTTTTCTTCTCTAATTTCCCGTTTTTCATCTATCAAATACATGCTCTTGCCTGATAGGAGTAAACTCCTATCGGTTATTCTAGTTTGTATGTGAGCTAGGTTATGTTTTGACCCAGTTTTAGGAACCTAACCTGAGACTGATGACATGCATCCTTGATGTTTATATATTAGGAGCTTATACATATATAATATAACGCGGAGTTGACGGAACTATTCCAGATTTGGTTTATTTGTTGTCGTTGATTCTAGTATTCCTTGTTAAAGTTATTCTTTTATCACAATTGCAGGATGAAGAGGATGAGGATGAAGACAATGAAGAAGGAGGTGGTCTGAGTAAATCTGGGAAAGAGCTGAAGAAGTTACTTGGGCGAAGTGGTGGTCTGAGTGATTCTGAAGCAGACGATGATGACGATGACGACGACGATGTATAgatttttttccttctttctctTTTCACTTCTTCCTTTCCTTTAATTTATTGTCgttttattatgtttgtttattGTTCTTTGTTCCACCATCTTTTGCATTTTCTGTAACTTCTATATCGAGGAAGCAACTGTTTAGTTCCAATTTTATAGGCATTTTGTAAAGCCTATGGTCTGAACTGGACTTCAGCATCTTGCATTAATCAGCTGATCAAGTTTCTTTGTCTAGATTGATGAAGAGGGTGGTGTTCCTCCTGCTACTGCTACAAAGCAAAAGGAACCTAAAGAAGAACCTGTTGACAACAGTCCTTCGAAACCTACAGCAACAGGATCTGCTCGTGGAACACCTACTTCAAAGTCTTCAAAGGGGGGGAAAAGAAAAGCAAATGAAGAAGCAAAGCCATCTAATAGTGTACCACCTAATAAGAAAGTAAAGACAGAAAATGTAAGTAGTTGCTTTTTGTTGGATAAAGTGATTATGAGGGCTCCTTTTGTTATAGTTGTTGCTTTGTTTTACCTTTTCATTAATGTTAGCTGCTCGTCGAGCGTTGTAAAATACTAAACTGAGTGACTAAGAAGGATATGGGCAAACACCATGTGACATAGTATAAATAACTGACACATTAGGTTTTTTGGAACATAATGTGTTTAAAATGTTATTGACGTAAATGTTTACAAATTAAAATGACTAATTTGTTTTAAAAAAACTTAAAAGACTAACTTGATacaaataaataatttaaaggATTCCCAAGATGTGTTAAGCCTTTAATTTAATCAAACATTTTGTTTAAATACTCAATGTATGTAACACTAAAATGTTCTCATTAAAATTTCAATAAAATTTAAACCAATTGCAGCTTGTGTAGATGGTTAGACTTTTAACTCACACCCTGTAACTTGAGTTCTAGTCTAAAATTCTGAAATTAGTAGATTATACATAAACTCTATTGTAAATCTTCTATGTAGTTGACAGTCCTCTCTGTCCTTGTATATGGTGTGTCTTCCTTAATCTAAATTTTATTTCCATAAAAAAATCAATATTTAAACATTATGTCTCaaatataatataaaaatatCATAAATAGTTAGCAACATTAACATATTAGAAATGGATCCTCTAAAACTTGAGAGGATAATGAAGCTTCTAGCATAGAAGCCAATGACGATAACTGAACAAAGTCATTTGATGATGGTGCAACTGAGATGACAATGAGTAGGAATCATATTAGATATAGGATGTGGGTACACTGTAACAATTAGTTGAACCAATTACCATTCAAAAACCTTGGAGTCTTGGTGTTTTTTTTTTCTGGATACTTGTGTTGGTTTGGTTTGATGTTTATATTATGGATATATTGATATGCTATAATATTTTGGTAtcaattttttcttttctttttccaaTATTATATAGTGCTCAAACAAGTTTTTATCACGGTTTTAAAAAGTCTAAACAGACATCAGTCAAAATGTGTGTTAGTGAAATGGGTTAATATGAAACTTAAAATAAACAAGTAATGTAAATTGAGTtgtatttttcttcatttttcattatGATAATAACTATAATTGCTATAGAAGTATTAAGGAAAATAATGTTGATGTACGGTTGATACAAAATGATCACTTTTATCAGACATAAATTTTTCTTTAACTCTACTCTAGTAAAAAATTTATTTAGTTAATGACTGAATTGTAAGTCCTTGCATATTTAATTATTAGTTATTagtaaaaatattttttatttttatgatataatataataatatatatttcAAAGATTAGATTGGCAAATAGATATTCTGATCTTCTCATCTCTAAAACAATTTTTAAACATCATATTACCAAATAGGTTTTCTCTTCTCATCAATAAGTAATTTTGAAAATTAGATTAACGGCATATTtttttttattctcttttttgAAAAAATAGATTAACATCATacaatatattttttaaaaacttgtcagataattttttttttttaaaggACTTTAGTTTTAGAGTTTTCCTATTTTTATTGAAATTcttcatgattttattgaatCAGGAAACAAAACCATCTGAAAAAGATGTAAATGGATCTACAGCTAAAACTAGCGCACCTCCAAGAGGTACACCAGCACCTTCATCAAACACTGGGTCTTCTAATGCAGCTTCTGGACCTGTAACAGCGGAAGAAATTACAGCTGTTCTAATGCAAAGGGCCCCATTAACCACACAGGAGCTTGTGGGTAAATTTAAGGCCAGATTAAGATGTTCAGAGGTAAGCGCTCTATTTTGCTTTATCCTTGTCTAAACTGAATATGTTTTGCTTAAATAGTTCAATCCTGCCTTTTCTTGCTCCCTCCTCTGAGGTCCAAGGTTAATTCTTAATCAACATTTCATCAAATTTGGTATTGGGGAAAAAGACTCTCTCCGTCCTACATTAATTGTCATATTAGGCCATTTCACACAGGTTGAAGAGAAGTTGTAATTGTATAAAACTGCTGTAAATTGGCTCCAGCTTCACACCTATCGTACATCTAAATTTATGAAAATTACTAATCTCACATTTGTCAATGTTTTAAAATGATGCAATATTGGATTAAAAGTTTGGTAAATTATTGCCTGTGTTCATTTGTTTTGAATGGATAGTTGGATATATAAAACTTAGTATGAACATGCGAAACCTTATGACACCTTCTCTTAACAAGAGGAGGGATGTATTAGTTACTTGCTCTTTTTCATGTTATCCTGTTGGAGTTAGTCTTAATTTGGTTAGAATCTTGACCAGAGTCCCGCGAGTTTAATGTTTTTGCTAATTCACAAATTTTGAAGGGCGAATTAGTGTTTTACTCAATTTATTACTGTGCTTTACATTGCATTGCGTGCTTGTTTTCTATGTGTAGGATAAGAAAGCGTTTGCCGATGTTCTGAAGAGAATCTCCAAGATACAGAAATCTACAAATGGAGCCAGTTATGTTATCCTGAGAAAGACTTAACTAGGCGTTATCTAGTGATCGACTGTGTCTAAAGGTGCATCATCAAAAAGAAAGTATGCTAATACACCAGTTATTGGTATTGATTTTAGTAAGTTGATGACCATTAAGTGTAAGACTTTTGTTTGCCACTGCATAAATAACTTGTACTTCATTTAATTTCCTAAAAAAGGGGAACAATATATTGCTAGCTGTGTGACCATTTATTGGTGTACTTTTTTCGATTAACAGTATAACGTTATAATGTTAAAGAAGTAATGTATATAATACTATTAGTTAGTGGATGTAATTAAAGAAAAGTAACATTAAGAAAGTATTGATTTTGATTAATTTTGGTTAGACATATGCATAATGGAGGGAATTACCAGAAGTATGATTTTTACTTCATCGCTGTGATTGACTCACGAATCTCCGATGATCTaaatcaaaccaaaccaaactAAAAAAATGATTCAAACACCTATTTTGGATTCACGGACCCGTTGATCTAATTTATTGACGTTGTTTTAGTaactttattatttttattattttaaatgaaaatataaaattaatatttcaataataattacttttttttaatttttttattctCCATCAATAATAAATATTAATAGATCAATGATTTATATAATTATAagattaaatatttttttttatcgTTTTTAATTTATGTATTTTATAGAATAATGTGTATTGTTGAATTTTATACATTATTAAATGTTATGTTgtgttgatgaattttattagatATGTTTTATCGAATTTGAGTGTTATAAGTGAATATAATTATATTGAGTTgtgttatatttttttaaactgacaaaaataatcataaaaaaatattttttatttaaaatataacTTGCTAATTCAATTCATAAATGAATGAGTAGGTTAAGATAGATTATGAGATCGAGGCTTAGATGAATAATCCAATCAATGAATGAGCCGATTAAGATAGATTTTAACAATAAGATAGATTTTAACAATGAGGCTTAGACGAATAATCCAATCCATTGAAATTTTATCAGATTAGGTAACATTCAATCCAACAACACAGTTACTGAAACAACGAGCCAAGaaattaatttcaaaataaaCATTACAAAGATAAAAGTTACAAAGATAAACATTACAAAGATTAACTTCAAAATAAACATTACAAAGATAAAAATAGTCataaattaatttcaaaataaaCATTACAAAGATAAAAGTTAGTGTTAGAGATACATTTAACATTATATTTAATTATAAATTGGTGGTTCAGGACGTTGTAACATCCTTAAAATATTTTTAGTCGATTATGTAATTGTTATGTCCACTTCAATTGAATCCTTTGTTGAATAATGGTAAAAGGTATTCCACACGGTTTGAATCGGTTTTGAAATAAAAACTCATCCGATTCAAAGATGAATTTACTTGCGGTTTGgttaaaaaaatataataaaaaaggtgattggactaATGATGCACATGTGGAAATGTTGAATTGATCGCTGACGTGACAAGCTAGTTGAATCCATGACCATTGCATTAACATGGTAGTATACAACAAATTGATATATTACATAAATGGTCTACAATTATCTAAATAGTTTATTATCTAGATTATTTTATATCATTAAATAGTTTAATTAGTATTTTAAATATCTAATATTTCAACTATTCAACTATTTGTATTTCaactatttattttattattattttaactattttaatattttaattatttaatttattaaataattaatttattaaatatttcaatgatttaatatttcaaatatttaatatttcaattatttaatatttcaactaataattaatttattaaatatttcaactattaatatttcaattaaaaattaatttattagAAATATTAATAGTTGAATTAGTTTAAATATTTCAAGGGATTTCATATGTTATCTTTTTATCTATCAATTGTGGTATTGTTAATTAtactatgagtagctaaactccTCTATATTAGGTTATGTTATGATGAATTtactatgagtagctaaactccTCTAGAATCCCCTTATTCTCGCTTGTTGATGTATGATTTCTTGTATGAATGATATTATCCTTATAATCTAATGGCGAATTAACAAAGCTGTTATAATtgatccctcacgaaataactcactaaccattACTCGGATGATTTTTTATCCTTAGTCCGCCAACGTAAGCAGGGTTAGGCGATATACAAAATGTTAATTCACTATGTCACTATCCGGGATCTCTTATCCCTATTCAACCAGTGTAAGTAGAATAGTTGCCCTAGGTACAACACATAGGCTAAGGGTCAGTAATCCTTATGTGTCCAGAATCAGATTAATAGAGTATCCCAAataaaaagcattaagattaAACACCAACTGAATAAAATTATAATTCAAAGGATTCATACAAAGTCAAACCAACATATAATGCCAACAAGATTGAATAAGGTTCATCATCACACAACCTAACTTAGAGAAGCTTAGCTACTCATAGTTAAAATTACAACACCAATTGAATAGAGAAGAATAACATATGAATTCCCTTGAAGGATTGACCTCCAATGACTTCCAATGCTCTCAAAATCATCCTTTGATGTTGTAAAGTCGTGCTCCCAGTGCCAAATTTCACAACCCTTGTGAAAGTGCATAATTCCCCCTTTAAAGGCATCAGAATGGACCAGAACACATCAGAAAAAGATCCATAAAAGTGACCATCACGCACTCGATGAAGCTTTTAATGTCCAATCACGTGCGAAATGCTGCGCGATGGTGGATGTGATTATTTTCGAAGCTCCACTCAtttttgctcctttttcactcaaaatttcactaagtccacaatttgCACTAGGGGTGTTCATGGGTGCGGGTCGACCCACGAACCCGCTGACCCAATTCAACCCAACCCATAAATTATCTGAACCCATTTATTTACGGGTATACCAAACTCAACCCATATCAACCCGTGTAATTTTGGTTCGGGTATCGGCTTTGAGTTTTGCAACCCACGAACCCGTTGACCCAACCCATTGATGTGACTTTAATAATTTCTTattgttttaaataaaaatataaaattaatatctcactaataaccataatttttccaaaaaaaaaatattCTCCACTAATAATACTACTAGACCAATGAGTTTATGTAATTCTAAGATTAAATGttgtttcttattttcttttgtatcatttccaacttatttattttataaaaataatgtgtcttgttgaattttatactattataaAGTGTTATGTCGAATTGATAAATTTTATTAAATATTATATGATGTATTTCATTGAATTTGAGTGTTATAAATGATATGATTGTATTAAATTGtgttatatatttttttaaaccGGCTAAAGGAATCATAAAagatatattttttatttgaaacacaACCCGCGAATCCAACCCAACCCAACTCTTTAATGAACGGGTCGGTTCAGGTCAATTTTGATAATGAGATTGCGGGTTGAACGACGGACCCAACCCATTAAATTTTGAACGGGTTGGATAACGGGTTAGGCCTAACCTGGTCCAACCCAACCCGCGTACACCCCTAATTTTCACACCTAACTATTTTTCCTTCATTCTTTGGTcataatttttcatattttctagaCTTTCACTTGTTTTTCTCAAATTCATCGACTAAATACATGCAATGACGAACTTccatcacaaccccaaacttgaatcgttgcttgtcctcaagtaactcgcATATAACTGCATATTTCAACAGATAACAAGTCACACAATAACAATTGAACATCAccaaattaaaattttattttacCTGACCATGTTCTAGCTTCCAACATCTATCCGACGAATTTGGAAAATGTCCTCAACATTGACGAGTACTCAACCTGTCTCTCAACTCACTATAACTCACTCAATGGATAGGGTGATCACTCAATCAATATGCAAAATGAATTTAACTTAtcttgatcatgttctaataaAGTTCATCAAAGAAGTCACAACACAATCATTAGAGGGATTTCcaagttgtaacttggcttatgttAGGGAATCATATATTTAGGAAAGTAGCgttaaacctttggagttagaTTCCTAGTTCTCTTTCATTCATTATACCTTTTTGTTAGTACTAGATATTTATAATCCTTTTAACATgtcattctttttcttttgtcaTTCATGCATTTGTTTTTGAAGAAACGTCTTTTTCCAATTCTTTTTTACAACAAATTTTTAAATTATGG from Lathyrus oleraceus cultivar Zhongwan6 chromosome 1, CAAS_Psat_ZW6_1.0, whole genome shotgun sequence includes:
- the LOC127077043 gene encoding transcription initiation factor IIF subunit alpha, with the translated sequence MTMDLQLKSSCSGCGTTEGLYGSNCKHMTLCASCGKTMAENRSKCYDCGATVTRLIREYNVRASSANDKNYFIGRFMTGLPDFSKKKSAENKWSLKKEALKSRQMTDSLREKYKNRPWHLEDETGQSQFQGHLEGSQSATYYLLMKEKKEFVAIPAGSWYNFNKVAQYKQLTLEEAEEKMKNRKKTADGYQRWMMKAPTAFGEHAKLDEKESNAGGGRGRKKAGDDDDEGPSSDKGEEDEDEEVDRKNRLGLNKKPGYDEDEDEGPRGGDHDEDDYDVEKGDDWEHEEIFTDDDEAVGNDPEEREDLAPEVPAPPEIKQDEEDEDEDNEEGGGLSKSGKELKKLLGRSGGLSDSEADDDDDDDDDIDEEGGVPPATATKQKEPKEEPVDNSPSKPTATGSARGTPTSKSSKGGKRKANEEAKPSNSVPPNKKVKTENETKPSEKDVNGSTAKTSAPPRGTPAPSSNTGSSNAASGPVTAEEITAVLMQRAPLTTQELVGKFKARLRCSEDKKAFADVLKRISKIQKSTNGASYVILRKT